Within Bremerella sp. JC817, the genomic segment ACCAGTTACTGTGTTAACCTCGGCCAGCGTGACCTTGTCGACCCGATGTCGTTTGGTCAGCACGCGCTGCACGATTGACCGAGCCTGACCGACTTGAAACGGAAGCAAGACGCCATCGTAGATCGACGGATCCGGGTTCACGCCGATCACCGGCAAATCGCCAACATACTTGGCCGTGTTTGCCACCAGGCCATCTTGCCCGACCACCACAACCAACACGCAGCGCCCGAAATCGAAGTTGGCCAGGTACGAACGATCGATTTCCCGAACCGGAAAACCGAGATCACGCAGTTGATGCATCAGTTCCCGCACGGCTGCTTGATACTGGGTATCTTCCCGCTGATAAGCGGTGTTATCCGCCAAAGCGGCGACGTCCCCTGCCATCAGGTCGAACTCTTCCTGCTTGACCGAACCGCCCTTCGTCTTGCGTTTCCGATAGCGTCGTTCCACTTCGTGTTCGACGGCGGCCTCCATCAGGAAGTCGGCCTGGCGTGAAGTTCCCCACCGCTGCTTCAAGCCTTCCATCCGCGTTTCTCGCGTGACGACTACGATCCACTGGGCACCAATTCCCATGGCATGCTCCCTACTTCGAGCGTCGTGGAGATTGCTGCTGTTCCAGCAGCGTGCTGAGCAGGTCTGGCGAGATGTTCAAGTTGCCAACCTTCTCGGCGTTGTCGGCCAGGTCACGGAAGGCCATTGCAATCATCTGATTGGCATCGAGTCCGCCAGGCGATGCTGCCAATAGCGTTCGCCAGTCGATATCCTTCAGCGGTTCGAGAATCGCCTTCAATGCGTCAGCCTTGGCCTGCGATTCTTTCCGTTCGTTGTCGATCTTGCGGTCGACGAGTGTCGTACGTTCCTGTTCGATGGCGATGTCGGCCGCCAGCTTCGTTTCGCGAACCTGACGTTGCTTTTGCTGGACGGCAATCTCGGTGTTCAGCTCGTTTTCTTTGATCTGACGTTCGAGCTCGACGGCCGTATTACGGCGGGCATAAATCGCTTCGTCCGCTTCCAGCAGCAGCTTTTCGCGAGCCTCGGCTTGCAGGGCCTTCGCCATCTCCGGGGTTGCCTTGATCGACAAGACCGATAGCGACAAGACCTCGGCACCCAACATCGCAACCGCCGAAGATTCCGCCAACTCTGCGAATACCTGGGCGACCAACTCGTCGCTGCTGACCAGCAGCTGGCGTAGGGTCTTCTTCAATGTGAAAGCCCGGGCAAGAGTCTGGGCAGTGTGGATCAAGCGATCGTTCAGCTTCGACGGATCGTCCGATCGATAACGTCCCCAGGCATCGGTGCTGAAGTCGAGCAGCCCTGCCAGCTTGCTGGGGTTGTTGATTCTGAAGGTCATCTCGCCCTGGATGGTGGCGTCTTGAAAATCAGACGTCACCTCGTTGAACACGAACGGCACATCGATACTGGCGATCGGTACCTGAACCAGGGTGGAATTAGGCGAGAAATAGAAGAACGAGAGCCCTGCCCCTTCGCATACCACCTTGCCACCACGGAAGAGCATGACATGCGTGGATGGCGGCGCCTTGATGAAGCTAATCCCCAACATAACCTGGTTCCTTCGACGGTGTGATGTTGCGGCATTTCTTTCTGCCGCCACCCTTAGTGTAGAACTCACACCATCGAAAGCAAGCAAATTGTCACGATTTTTGACTCTGTGAATTTCCGCACAAAATCAGGCCCTGGGCCTGGCCGATTTATTTCCAGGCTGAGCCAAGCTGATGCACTTCCAACTTGGAAATCGCAGTCTTTTCAGAACCGCCTAGGTGTACCGACAGATTCTGCGGATCGATCTCGGCGTTGAACGTTGCGACAAACTCGCCGCTGTTCACAAACAGTTCCACCGAAGCGCGATCGACCAGCACGCGTACTTGCACTTGGCCGTCGATCACTGGGGCTGGCATCGTCGCGTTCTGGTAGTGCAGCATGCCGTTGCGATACGTGATCGTCTGCCCGCGAACATCGAGCG encodes:
- a CDS encoding SPFH domain-containing protein; this translates as MLGISFIKAPPSTHVMLFRGGKVVCEGAGLSFFYFSPNSTLVQVPIASIDVPFVFNEVTSDFQDATIQGEMTFRINNPSKLAGLLDFSTDAWGRYRSDDPSKLNDRLIHTAQTLARAFTLKKTLRQLLVSSDELVAQVFAELAESSAVAMLGAEVLSLSVLSIKATPEMAKALQAEAREKLLLEADEAIYARRNTAVELERQIKENELNTEIAVQQKQRQVRETKLAADIAIEQERTTLVDRKIDNERKESQAKADALKAILEPLKDIDWRTLLAASPGGLDANQMIAMAFRDLADNAEKVGNLNISPDLLSTLLEQQQSPRRSK